Proteins encoded in a region of the Stieleria neptunia genome:
- a CDS encoding tetratricopeptide repeat protein, producing MRLQRLRNSKRFCGSSGLATGLLAVVTGLLAVAIAWAPLPVQSQDTAPATQAAPAPQASPAVQADADHGTKSSGALDQPRSLARDRYVDRQRATLEMWRLRTQSRQAVQDAARHADPEVAERAAWILKQWRSASLPGVAQGPAELLLDRGSPSALASVLEQGAFEAVLVAVEESAGTIEFDQIKQRVVTLLSQRYPFYCDKAFAAGTEADLLKLLDAVAIDRNVATAWRDLNHLLHPAENTDAVAPLPTAASLWSPAEQEICLAQFAMLRGDVDQAIAHARSAGDPVLLRIVRMLADRWPEIADDAFETAQTAATDEAAVEAYAWALAATARTGDRARFDQAQSRLIFVKPDEPDAIGDLRWRALAMHARVDEAIDVIAARDPAAAAKVACAASRFRRAEQLCGYPLEQIASDLDGWIKDAYIDQANLPAGSIAPSIERLYSLARLLVNIGDTDNAWRIYRRLTPRQVIISPYGASLREQTLVELDLINRFDWMLDVAVAPGENAVTQRSQYIIAQALNTESEAFRKVLDQIKLLRPASDFRERFRITFQLFRGKPPEGFGDSEDFETLFDTLLHDQQSKRSGGRTLQVEQISLDLDIIDMFIRQGQVELAREGLAALTRARELDALISSAETESEQGDNRAAEALWQQVARQTAQYTPTNALITVDHGLSYAKSIVGSWILAKRAGHREIAEQLESRLRLMLTSPSMNFRKELADHLRQTGQHQLAIEALRDLAVLASFGGEDSPDFFRVAVTYVGLIDDLKETHPAALDDLQIDPHEAVKWSDLAVLGLLKTARYHDTAFISVPLSVRKTILQHALETADESLARDAIDQIESYDPMNIDYGERMLPELRKAGFDQLADSAFDRLMDHGLDQIRRFRTDATTLNNLAWAAAMNERRLDEALELSQLAVLLEPDSVIYRDTLAEVLHLLGRTQEALAIESACLLDEPDEWHLHEQIEKYQKLLQP from the coding sequence ATGAGACTCCAGCGTTTGCGAAATTCAAAGCGGTTTTGCGGATCGTCGGGCCTGGCCACCGGCCTGCTCGCCGTCGTCACTGGCCTGCTCGCGGTCGCCATCGCGTGGGCGCCGTTGCCGGTCCAATCGCAAGACACAGCCCCCGCGACACAAGCCGCCCCCGCGCCACAAGCCAGCCCCGCAGTGCAAGCCGACGCAGACCACGGGACAAAATCTTCCGGGGCACTCGACCAGCCCCGAAGTCTGGCCCGGGACCGTTACGTCGATCGCCAACGTGCGACGCTGGAGATGTGGCGACTGCGGACACAATCGCGACAAGCGGTCCAAGATGCGGCCCGCCACGCGGACCCCGAAGTCGCCGAGCGGGCCGCCTGGATCCTCAAGCAGTGGCGCAGCGCCTCGCTGCCGGGCGTGGCCCAAGGTCCGGCCGAACTGCTGCTCGATCGCGGCAGCCCGTCGGCGCTGGCGTCCGTCTTGGAACAAGGCGCCTTTGAGGCCGTCCTGGTCGCGGTCGAAGAATCGGCGGGGACGATTGAGTTTGATCAGATCAAGCAGCGTGTGGTGACCCTGTTGTCCCAACGCTATCCGTTTTATTGTGACAAAGCGTTCGCCGCCGGGACCGAGGCTGACCTGTTAAAACTGCTCGACGCGGTCGCCATCGATCGCAACGTCGCGACCGCCTGGCGCGACTTGAACCACCTCCTGCATCCGGCCGAAAACACCGACGCGGTCGCCCCGCTGCCCACCGCGGCTTCGCTTTGGAGCCCGGCGGAACAAGAAATCTGTCTCGCACAATTCGCCATGCTGCGTGGCGACGTCGATCAAGCGATCGCCCATGCCCGCTCGGCCGGTGATCCCGTCTTATTGCGGATCGTGCGAATGCTGGCAGACCGCTGGCCGGAGATCGCAGACGACGCCTTCGAAACCGCGCAGACCGCCGCCACGGATGAAGCGGCCGTCGAAGCCTACGCGTGGGCCTTGGCCGCCACCGCACGCACCGGCGATCGGGCGCGCTTTGACCAAGCCCAATCGCGACTGATTTTCGTCAAACCAGACGAGCCGGACGCCATCGGTGATCTCCGCTGGCGGGCCTTGGCGATGCACGCCCGCGTCGACGAAGCCATCGACGTGATCGCCGCACGCGACCCCGCCGCCGCGGCGAAAGTCGCATGCGCCGCGTCCCGATTCCGACGCGCCGAACAGCTTTGTGGGTACCCGCTGGAACAAATCGCCAGCGACCTGGACGGTTGGATCAAAGACGCGTACATCGATCAAGCCAACCTGCCGGCCGGGTCCATCGCGCCCTCGATCGAACGCCTTTATTCCTTGGCACGACTGCTGGTCAACATCGGTGACACGGACAACGCCTGGCGAATTTATCGTCGCCTCACGCCCCGCCAAGTGATCATTTCTCCCTACGGTGCATCGCTCCGAGAGCAAACCCTTGTCGAACTTGATTTGATCAATCGCTTCGACTGGATGCTCGACGTCGCGGTCGCACCCGGCGAAAACGCCGTGACCCAGCGAAGCCAGTATATCATCGCCCAAGCGCTCAACACCGAATCCGAGGCATTTCGCAAGGTACTCGATCAGATCAAATTGCTCCGACCGGCAAGTGATTTTCGCGAACGATTCCGAATCACGTTCCAGTTGTTTCGCGGCAAACCGCCCGAAGGGTTTGGGGACTCCGAAGATTTTGAAACGCTGTTCGATACACTGCTGCACGACCAACAGAGCAAACGCAGCGGCGGTCGTACGCTGCAAGTCGAACAGATCTCACTGGATCTGGACATCATCGACATGTTCATTCGCCAGGGTCAGGTGGAACTGGCCCGCGAAGGCCTTGCCGCGTTGACACGTGCCCGGGAGTTGGACGCGTTGATTTCGTCTGCCGAAACAGAATCCGAACAGGGTGACAATCGCGCCGCGGAAGCACTATGGCAACAAGTCGCCCGCCAAACCGCCCAGTACACGCCGACCAATGCCTTGATCACCGTCGATCACGGGCTGTCGTACGCCAAATCGATCGTCGGCAGTTGGATTCTGGCCAAACGCGCCGGCCATCGCGAGATCGCCGAGCAATTAGAAAGCCGACTGCGACTGATGCTGACGTCTCCTTCGATGAACTTTCGTAAAGAACTGGCGGACCATCTACGGCAAACCGGCCAGCACCAGCTCGCCATCGAAGCACTCCGCGATCTGGCCGTGTTGGCGAGTTTCGGCGGTGAAGACTCGCCCGATTTTTTTCGCGTCGCAGTCACCTACGTCGGCTTGATCGATGACCTGAAAGAAACCCATCCGGCCGCCTTGGATGACCTGCAGATCGATCCGCACGAAGCGGTCAAGTGGAGCGATCTGGCGGTCTTGGGTTTATTGAAAACAGCCAGGTATCACGACACCGCGTTCATCTCCGTCCCGTTGAGCGTTCGCAAAACGATCCTGCAACACGCGCTCGAGACCGCGGACGAATCGTTGGCGCGTGACGCGATCGATCAAATCGAATCGTACGATCCGATGAATATCGATTACGGCGAACGGATGCTGCCCGAACTCAGAAAAGCGGGGTTCGATCAACTCGCCGATTCGGCATTTGATCGACTGATGGATCACGGGCTGGACCAGATCAGACGTTTCCGCACCGATGCCACGACGCTGAACAACCTGGCCTGGGCGGCGGCGATGAACGAGCGACGACTCGACGAAGCCCTCGAACTGTCCCAACTGGCCGTCCTGCTGGAACCCGACAGCGTGATCTATCGTGATACGCTCGCCGAAGTGCTGCACCTGTTGGGCCGAACCCAGGAGGCGCTGGCGATCGAGTCGGCGTGTTTGCTGGACGAGCCCGACGAATGGCACCTGCACGAGCAAATCGAAAAGTATCAAAAACTGCTGCAGCCATAG
- the acpS gene encoding holo-ACP synthase, translating into MSIVATGTEIVETVRIAKMIETHGEQFLERVYTADEIEYCVQTADAPGHFATRWAAKEAVMKALHCRRRGVRWNEIEVVVRPGAGHEIVLSGNALQCASENDIALLHLSVSACRTHAVAHVIAES; encoded by the coding sequence ATGTCGATTGTTGCCACTGGCACTGAAATCGTCGAAACGGTGCGGATCGCAAAAATGATTGAAACGCATGGTGAGCAGTTCCTCGAGCGCGTTTATACCGCCGACGAAATTGAATACTGTGTGCAAACCGCCGACGCACCCGGCCACTTTGCGACGCGTTGGGCGGCCAAGGAAGCGGTCATGAAAGCACTGCATTGCCGACGACGTGGTGTCCGCTGGAACGAGATCGAAGTGGTCGTTCGTCCCGGCGCCGGGCATGAGATCGTGTTGAGCGGAAACGCGCTGCAGTGCGCCAGCGAGAACGACATCGCACTGTTGCACTTGAGCGTTTCGGCCTGTCGCACCCACGCGGTGGCTCACGTGATCGCCGAATCGTGA
- the trpS gene encoding tryptophan--tRNA ligase, whose product MTDVATPKRVLSGIQPTGRPHWGNYFGAIRQYIQLQDDHDGFYFIADLHALTSVRDAAQLRQNVIDIALDLLALGLDPKQATLFVQSQVPEVSELCWILLSGTPMGLLQRCVAYKEKVDKGIPADAGLFTYPVLQAADILAYDSQLVPVGADQVQHIEVCRDIAGRFNHQYGETFVMPKANVLDDSAKVPGTDGEKMSKSYDNTLPLFGEVKSIRKQIMRITTDSRPMEEPKEPAGDHLFQLYSLFADPGQRDEMAAMYRRGGFGYGEVKKAIAEASEAYFADARARRVDLEKNLDYVHEVLRAGAERARTVAADVLLRAQQASGLK is encoded by the coding sequence ATGACCGATGTTGCAACCCCCAAACGCGTGCTCTCGGGAATACAGCCCACCGGACGTCCGCACTGGGGCAATTACTTTGGTGCCATCCGTCAGTACATCCAACTGCAGGACGACCACGACGGTTTTTATTTCATTGCCGACTTGCACGCGTTGACGTCGGTCCGCGATGCGGCCCAGCTGCGACAAAACGTCATCGACATCGCGCTCGATCTGTTGGCCCTGGGCTTGGATCCGAAGCAGGCGACGTTGTTTGTCCAGTCGCAGGTTCCCGAAGTCAGCGAGCTGTGTTGGATTTTGCTGAGCGGCACCCCGATGGGGCTGCTGCAGCGCTGCGTGGCGTATAAGGAAAAGGTCGACAAGGGGATTCCCGCCGACGCCGGTTTATTCACGTATCCGGTTTTGCAGGCGGCCGACATTTTGGCCTATGACAGCCAGCTGGTACCCGTCGGCGCCGACCAGGTCCAGCACATCGAAGTCTGCCGCGACATCGCCGGACGGTTCAACCACCAGTACGGCGAAACGTTCGTGATGCCCAAGGCGAACGTGCTCGATGACAGCGCCAAGGTGCCGGGAACCGATGGCGAAAAGATGAGCAAGAGCTATGACAACACGTTGCCGTTGTTTGGTGAAGTCAAGTCGATTCGCAAACAGATCATGCGGATCACCACCGACAGTCGGCCGATGGAAGAGCCGAAGGAACCGGCCGGGGACCACCTGTTTCAGCTGTACAGCTTGTTTGCCGACCCGGGGCAGCGCGACGAGATGGCGGCGATGTACCGTCGCGGCGGCTTTGGTTATGGCGAAGTCAAAAAGGCGATCGCCGAAGCGAGCGAGGCATATTTCGCCGACGCCCGCGCGCGGCGCGTCGATCTGGAGAAAAACTTGGACTACGTCCACGAGGTGCTCCGGGCCGGTGCGGAGCGTGCCCGCACGGTGGCCGCCGACGTCTTGTTGCGCGCCCAACAGGCATCCGGGCTGAAGTAA
- a CDS encoding TIGR03000 domain-containing protein, with protein MTRFRFSVCLAVLIAAAGFSDLAAAGGSSGGSSGGYASSGGSSGGQVALYGAASSGGSYGSSGGYASSGGSSGGYVGPLRRLAARIQANRDARRAAGSSGGSSGGSSGGSSGGSSGGSSGGSSGGSSGGSSGGVAYASPAVGYSVPLTRLRSSSVAMAGYESSSIESSYQQYTPLKNSLADTKSNNESAPTAADDDRYESVKPALDDDAALLTVAVPNDAASVLVNGHKTTSDGMVRQFMSRGLKEGYLYTYVVEVTYDHDGETKTESREVKLRPGDNERVVFEPPAGDQPAADDLSASVAPVQPTTVTVVKLHVPSGAKVNLAGNDTNGKGMVRTFRTTQLKSGDRWSDYTVRVTAEVNGQLVSRERTIDVVAGSTNELTFDFDTSAVAKR; from the coding sequence ATGACGCGTTTTCGATTTTCGGTCTGTTTGGCAGTGTTGATCGCTGCGGCGGGCTTTTCTGACCTGGCCGCGGCCGGCGGATCTTCGGGAGGTTCTTCCGGAGGTTACGCGAGCTCGGGCGGCAGCAGCGGAGGGCAAGTGGCCCTGTACGGTGCTGCGTCTTCGGGTGGCAGCTACGGATCTTCGGGTGGCTACGCCAGCAGCGGCGGTTCGTCCGGCGGCTATGTCGGCCCCTTGCGTCGTCTCGCGGCCCGCATTCAAGCCAACCGCGATGCGCGTCGTGCCGCGGGCAGCAGCGGTGGGTCCTCCGGTGGCAGCAGCGGCGGCTCGTCCGGCGGCAGCAGCGGTGGGTCCTCCGGTGGCAGCAGCGGCGGTTCGTCCGGTGGCAGCAGCGGTGGCGTCGCTTACGCGTCTCCCGCCGTCGGCTACTCCGTGCCCTTGACCCGGCTTCGATCCAGCTCCGTCGCAATGGCCGGTTACGAGTCCTCGTCGATCGAGTCATCCTACCAGCAGTACACGCCGCTGAAGAACTCGCTCGCGGACACCAAGTCGAACAACGAGTCAGCCCCGACGGCTGCGGACGACGATCGTTACGAATCGGTCAAGCCGGCGCTCGACGACGACGCAGCCTTGCTGACCGTCGCCGTCCCCAACGACGCGGCCAGCGTGTTGGTCAACGGCCACAAGACGACCAGCGATGGAATGGTTCGCCAATTCATGTCGCGTGGTCTGAAAGAAGGCTACCTGTACACGTACGTCGTCGAAGTCACGTATGACCACGACGGCGAAACGAAAACGGAAAGCCGTGAAGTGAAACTTCGCCCCGGTGACAACGAACGCGTCGTGTTCGAACCGCCGGCCGGCGATCAGCCCGCCGCGGACGACCTGAGCGCCAGCGTGGCTCCGGTTCAGCCGACCACGGTCACCGTCGTCAAATTGCACGTGCCCTCGGGTGCGAAAGTCAATCTGGCCGGCAACGACACCAACGGAAAAGGGATGGTTCGAACCTTCCGCACGACTCAATTGAAGTCGGGCGATCGTTGGAGCGACTACACCGTGCGTGTCACCGCTGAAGTCAACGGGCAACTGGTGTCGCGTGAGCGAACGATCGACGTCGTCGCCGGTAGCACGAACGAGCTGACTTTCGACTTCGATACCTCGGCGGTCGCGAAACGCTAA
- a CDS encoding HTTM domain-containing protein has protein sequence MSSRSATAGSTGETFGDALSRWADAWDRFWFTPTRPHTLCVLRILTGAMLLYCHVVLASDLLAFVGPDAWMSNDMARQLHDGAFGTSDWARSYLWYFNSPTVIWLHHGVTILVTAMYMIGLGTRITIPLALFFQLMYLHRLTGALFGLDQIVTYTTMYLALTPCGSRFSIDAWIRKRRPDKCATSAFWRFMLPDDSPSVAANIGTRLLQLHLCVIYLFGGLSKARGETWWNGTAVWYAVSNYEYQSLDMTWMSRYPAIISALSNATLFWEVFYCALIWPRVTRPFVLAVAVGVHASIALFLGMITFGSMMIFANGIFLSPRLFQSKDQRQSDDEAAALIENDEVADVEAAEQELNEQLQNPDLSASERARLKEKRDKIRAAAARVKRRYRALKKREEKYEARVKKLREREAKIKTIVQKRRDRKSQDDGDSTIE, from the coding sequence ATGAGCAGTCGTTCGGCGACGGCAGGTTCCACGGGCGAAACGTTCGGCGACGCGTTGTCCCGTTGGGCCGATGCCTGGGATCGTTTTTGGTTCACGCCGACGCGTCCCCACACCTTGTGCGTGCTGCGGATCCTGACCGGAGCGATGTTGTTGTACTGTCACGTCGTCCTGGCCAGCGACCTGCTGGCGTTTGTCGGCCCCGACGCATGGATGAGCAACGACATGGCGCGTCAATTACACGACGGGGCCTTCGGCACCAGCGATTGGGCGCGCAGCTATCTCTGGTACTTCAACAGCCCCACGGTGATCTGGCTGCACCACGGCGTCACGATCCTGGTGACGGCGATGTACATGATCGGACTGGGAACGCGGATCACCATTCCGCTGGCCTTGTTCTTTCAATTGATGTACTTGCATCGGTTGACCGGCGCCCTGTTCGGGCTCGACCAGATCGTGACCTACACCACGATGTACCTGGCGCTGACGCCGTGCGGCAGCCGATTCTCGATCGACGCCTGGATTCGAAAACGCCGCCCCGACAAATGTGCGACCTCTGCGTTTTGGCGGTTCATGTTGCCCGATGATTCCCCCAGCGTTGCGGCCAACATCGGCACACGGTTGCTGCAACTGCATCTCTGCGTGATCTATCTGTTCGGCGGGTTGTCCAAGGCGCGCGGTGAAACCTGGTGGAACGGCACCGCGGTTTGGTACGCCGTGTCGAACTACGAATACCAGTCGTTGGACATGACGTGGATGTCACGCTACCCGGCCATCATCTCGGCGCTTTCCAATGCCACACTGTTTTGGGAAGTCTTCTATTGCGCGCTGATCTGGCCGCGGGTGACGCGTCCGTTTGTGCTGGCCGTTGCCGTCGGCGTTCATGCCTCCATCGCCCTGTTCTTGGGCATGATCACGTTCGGATCGATGATGATCTTTGCCAACGGGATCTTTCTGTCGCCACGACTGTTCCAAAGCAAAGATCAACGCCAATCCGACGACGAGGCCGCGGCGCTGATCGAAAATGACGAAGTGGCAGACGTCGAAGCCGCCGAGCAGGAATTGAATGAGCAGCTTCAGAACCCGGACCTGTCAGCCAGCGAACGGGCTCGACTGAAAGAGAAACGCGACAAGATTCGCGCCGCGGCCGCGCGCGTGAAACGCCGCTATCGGGCGCTGAAGAAACGCGAAGAGAAGTACGAAGCGCGAGTCAAAAAACTGCGTGAGCGGGAAGCCAAGATCAAGACCATCGTGCAAAAACGCCGCGACCGGAAATCGCAAGACGACGGCGATTCGACGATCGAGTGA
- a CDS encoding sulfatase family protein produces MRLIVFLLAASFFGLLNPVHADPAARPNILLAIADDWSYGHASAYGCPWVQTPNFDRIAREGLLFHNAYTPNAKCAPSRAIILTGRYSWQLEEAGNHMCYFPAKFGGYVERLAADGYFAGFTGKGWGPGIANDADGNRRAITGKAYSQKKAKPPTSHISNNDYAGNFEAFLADAPEATPWVFWYGTTEPHRAYEYGSGVRLGKKTTDIDKVPGYWPDNETVRNDMLDYAVEVEHYDRHLGRILDALQAAGQLDNTLIVATSDHGMPFPRAKGQAYDESNHIPLAIRWPAGIKTPGRSVDDFVDFAGLAPTFLKAAGVTSLGPIMQPTSGRDLFDVFQASGPVAGRDHVLVGKERHDIGRPNRGGYPIRGIRKGDLLYLHNYATDRWPGGNPETGYLNCDGGATKTEVLQLRRSGTATTFWNLCFGKRPAEELYNVAADPDCINNLATSAKFADQLAELRQQMESELKAQGDPRMFGNGDIFDAYEYTSPSTAGFYERYMSGEKLPAGWVNPDDFEAQPLD; encoded by the coding sequence ATGCGTCTTATTGTTTTTCTGCTGGCTGCATCCTTCTTCGGTTTGCTAAACCCAGTCCATGCCGACCCCGCCGCCCGCCCCAACATCCTGTTGGCGATCGCGGACGATTGGTCCTACGGCCACGCCAGCGCGTACGGATGCCCGTGGGTCCAGACACCGAACTTCGACCGCATCGCGCGCGAAGGGTTGCTGTTCCACAACGCCTACACCCCCAACGCCAAATGCGCCCCCTCGCGGGCGATCATTTTGACCGGGCGTTATTCGTGGCAACTCGAAGAAGCTGGCAACCACATGTGCTACTTCCCGGCCAAATTTGGTGGCTATGTCGAACGCCTGGCCGCCGACGGCTACTTTGCCGGGTTCACCGGAAAGGGCTGGGGACCGGGAATCGCCAACGACGCCGACGGAAACCGCCGCGCGATCACCGGCAAAGCCTATTCCCAGAAAAAGGCCAAACCGCCAACCTCACACATCTCTAACAACGACTACGCAGGAAACTTCGAAGCCTTCCTGGCCGATGCCCCCGAAGCAACACCCTGGGTGTTTTGGTATGGGACCACCGAACCGCACCGGGCGTATGAATACGGATCAGGCGTGCGACTGGGGAAGAAAACGACCGACATCGACAAGGTGCCCGGCTACTGGCCCGACAATGAAACCGTCCGCAACGACATGTTGGACTACGCCGTCGAAGTCGAACACTACGATCGTCATCTGGGACGTATTCTCGATGCGCTCCAGGCCGCCGGCCAGCTGGACAACACCCTGATCGTCGCGACCAGCGACCACGGCATGCCGTTCCCACGTGCCAAGGGCCAAGCCTATGACGAGTCCAATCACATTCCGCTGGCGATCCGTTGGCCTGCAGGGATCAAGACGCCCGGACGTTCGGTCGATGACTTCGTCGATTTCGCCGGTCTGGCGCCGACCTTTTTGAAGGCGGCCGGCGTCACCTCGCTCGGCCCGATCATGCAACCCACCAGCGGTCGCGACTTGTTCGACGTTTTCCAAGCCTCCGGTCCGGTCGCCGGTCGCGATCACGTGTTGGTCGGTAAAGAACGCCACGACATCGGTCGCCCCAACCGCGGCGGTTACCCGATTCGCGGGATTCGCAAAGGTGACTTGCTGTACTTGCACAACTACGCCACCGATCGCTGGCCCGGCGGTAATCCCGAAACGGGGTACTTGAACTGTGACGGCGGGGCGACGAAGACGGAAGTCTTGCAGCTGCGCCGCAGTGGGACCGCGACCACGTTTTGGAACCTCTGTTTCGGCAAACGCCCCGCCGAAGAACTCTACAACGTCGCCGCCGATCCCGATTGCATCAACAACCTGGCGACCAGCGCGAAGTTCGCCGACCAACTCGCCGAGCTTCGCCAACAGATGGAATCCGAGTTGAAAGCACAAGGCGATCCACGGATGTTCGGCAACGGAGACATCTTCGACGCCTACGAGTACACGTCCCCCAGCACTGCGGGCTTTTACGAACGCTACATGTCCGGCGAAAAACTTCCCGCCGGATGGGTCAACCCCGACGATTTCGAAGCGCAGCCGCTGGATTGA